A region of the Sarcophilus harrisii chromosome 3, mSarHar1.11, whole genome shotgun sequence genome:
TAGtagatggatagagagatggGAGATGTAATGCTATGTATGAGGaacataataatgataactttGATTTATCAAAGATGTACAAATTAGAACAATATCCAATGAGATGGAACAAATAGATTGTGGTCAAGTTGTGTagaactttaaaagctaaaagTGCCTAattttttatcctagaggcaatagaaagTCAGTAAAGATGGTTGAGTTTGGGGGGTAAGGTAACATAGTAAGATTtgcatttaagaaaaattattttcagtaagTTTTAGGATGGATTGGATTGAAGTTTGAAGTAGGGAGGCCAATTAGGTACCTGTTGCAATAATCTAGATGAGGAGTGATGTGGGCCTAAACTAAGGTGGTATCATTGTAAATGAAGACAAGGGATCAGGAGCAAGTCCTGTGAAAGCAGAAATGGCAATATTTGGCAAAACTTTCAAAATAACATTCAAGTAGATAAAAAggcataaacaaaaacaatatgtaATATCTGAAAGGGAAGGATGTTACCGATTGTGGTTTTCTGAAGAAGATGACATTTGAAGTTGTACTTCATAAAGGATGCTCCATCTTTTCCCCCCCTTACTAcgatttttatgattattttttttaggaaaaaaaacatactttttctttgtcatcCTGACTTCAGTGACCAAACCAGTCTCCTATCATGACTGCCTTCAACTTTACCCATGTGAGGCCTTCCTTCTTCATCCTAAAGGGCATTCCTGGATTGGAGGATACCCATATTTGGATATCAATACCATTCTCTACTATGTATTTCATCACTGTTCTAGGTAACTGCACCATCCTTTTCATTATCACCACAGAGCGCACACTGCACAAGCCCATGTTCCTGCTCCTTTGCATGCTAGCCCTCACTGATCTGGGCATGTCCACTACGACCATTCCCAAAGCTCTGTGCATTTTCTGGTTTAATCAAAGAGAGATCACCTTCGAGGGATGTTTGACCCAGCTGTTCTTCATCCATTCCATTTCAGCCCTGCAATCAGCAGTTTTGATGACCATGGCTTTTGATCGTTATGTGGCAATCTGTGAGCCACTGCGCTATGCCACCATCCTCTCCAATGGCCGCATAGGTCTCATTGGGTTGGTCAGTTTAGTGAGAGCCATAATTTTTATCCTCCCAATGCCTGTTCTTCTCCAACACATGCCATTTTGTACAAGCCGGGTGATCCCCACAACCTACTGTGAACACATGGCGGTGGTGAAAATGGTGTGTGCAGACACCACTATCAACCGTATGTATGGCCTTGTGGTCGCCTTAGTGGTCATTGGTCTGGACCTCTCTGCCATTGGCTCATCCTATGTGTTTATCATCCGGGCAGTGATGCGACTTTCCTCCAAGGAAGCTCACCACAAGGCAGTCAACACCTGCACTACACACATCTGTGTGATGCTCACATCTTATACACCtccacttttttccttccttgcacATCGGTTTGGTCGGGGCATCCCACCCCATATTCACATCATCCTTGGCAACCTTTACTTTCTCGTGCCTCCCATGCTCAACCCCATCATTTATGGAGTAAAGACTAAGGAATTTCGGGACAAAGTAACCAAATATTGTTGCTGGAAGAAGGAGCCCATCACCATAGCTCCTGATCAGAAGCCTGTCTGATAATTGGGAGAACATGAAAGGAGAGCAGGGAAAGAATGCCAGGCAAAGGAAGTTTCCTTTGAGATATGGCtactgcaggatgatttcagaaaggcctggagtgacttgcataaactgaagctaagtgaaatgagcagaaccaggagatcattgtacatggcaatgaaaagattatatgatgatcaattctgatgggcatggttctctacaacaatgagatgattcaggccagttccaatgatcttatgatctagaatctgcacctagagagaggactgtgggattgagtgtggattacaacatagtatttttactcttttgttgttgttgttgttgtttgcttgcattttgttttctttctcattttttccctttttgatttgttttttcttgtgcagcaggataattgtggaaatatgtataaaagaattgtacatgtttaacacaagattttgtaagggtaaatattgaaagttatccatgtatatattttgaaaataaaaagctttaattaaaaaaaagagatatagctACTGGGGAATGATGTGATGTGCCAACTTTTAATATACTAATCACCAGGTACTATGATCTGTCCCCTGTTATTAGAGAATTAGACTTGGAGATCAGTCTATTCCCTGTGGagcatttaaatttttgatttgagagacatgttaagatgttattaagGATATTCATGAGTAAAAAAGTAAGATGTACTAGTCATGTATCAAGAATGAGAGCAAATAGGTGGGTACCCCAAAAACTTTAGCAATATCTCTCAggtattaaaaaaaggaaagaaagagggccTCCAGATCTCAGTGGAGGATTTATGTAATAACCTGAAGGAGACTCATTCAGTATGAAAACTCATGGAAAGGTGTAATCCATTTCAGGGTAAGGAGTACTCACAATGATGAGataatatctcttttttaaaatgaaattttacatcACCTTAATTTTAGTCACCTAAATTATCCATGTCATGTCTCCACTCCTCTATCCCAGAG
Encoded here:
- the LOC100918206 gene encoding olfactory receptor 52E4-like; translated protein: MTAFNFTHVRPSFFILKGIPGLEDTHIWISIPFSTMYFITVLGNCTILFIITTERTLHKPMFLLLCMLALTDLGMSTTTIPKALCIFWFNQREITFEGCLTQLFFIHSISALQSAVLMTMAFDRYVAICEPLRYATILSNGRIGLIGLVSLVRAIIFILPMPVLLQHMPFCTSRVIPTTYCEHMAVVKMVCADTTINRMYGLVVALVVIGLDLSAIGSSYVFIIRAVMRLSSKEAHHKAVNTCTTHICVMLTSYTPPLFSFLAHRFGRGIPPHIHIILGNLYFLVPPMLNPIIYGVKTKEFRDKVTKYCCWKKEPITIAPDQKPV